One region of Halohasta litchfieldiae genomic DNA includes:
- a CDS encoding NUDIX hydrolase produces the protein MSADDAADGERHANAGQDVIAVDADDTEQELVNRLDAHTGDGIRHRAFTCLVFDSEGRLLLAQRSPDKRLWDTHWDGTVASHPVEGQSQEDATIQRLEEELGITPDQYGDVEVTDRFEYKRYYENAGVEWEVCAVLKVTLDDTTLNPDEDEIAGLLWVDYDHLHENPQWYRQLRLCPWFEIAMRRDFA, from the coding sequence ATGAGTGCTGACGACGCCGCCGACGGCGAACGCCACGCAAACGCCGGACAGGACGTAATCGCGGTCGACGCTGACGACACCGAACAGGAACTCGTCAACCGACTCGACGCACACACCGGTGATGGCATCCGCCACCGCGCCTTTACCTGTCTCGTCTTCGACAGCGAGGGCCGCCTGCTGTTGGCCCAGCGGAGCCCCGACAAACGACTCTGGGACACCCACTGGGACGGCACCGTGGCCTCCCACCCCGTCGAGGGCCAGAGCCAGGAAGACGCCACCATCCAGCGACTCGAAGAGGAACTCGGCATCACGCCCGACCAGTACGGCGACGTGGAGGTCACCGACCGCTTCGAGTACAAACGCTACTACGAGAACGCCGGCGTCGAGTGGGAAGTCTGTGCAGTGCTGAAAGTCACCCTCGACGATACGACGCTCAATCCTGACGAAGACGAAATTGCCGGCCTACTGTGGGTCGACTACGACCACCTCCACGAGAACCCGCAGTGGTACCGTCAACTCCGT
- the carA gene encoding glutamine-hydrolyzing carbamoyl-phosphate synthase small subunit → MSDAYIALADGRVLEARCRAPGRTRGELVFTTAYTGYEESLTDPSYEEQVLTFSYPLIGNYGVRADRFESGRVHPRAAIAREFTESVATWLESEGVPAIDHIETRDLVTSIREEGAMKCGIVAGEDVTPEDAKAELAECKAMSDHVDIGSQVTTPESTTHLGDGSYDVALIDCGAKGSIISSLNERGADVHVLPCTVSAEDVAEIDPDVLFISNGPGDPANFTNAQSLVEEFAGELPIAGICLGQQIVARAFGGDTEKMAFGHRGVNQPVRDLDSGRVVMTTQNHGYTVSEPGDLEVKQINVNDDTAEGLASEELGIITRQYHPEANPGPHDSLDFFDDVLAMAEASEPVAASD, encoded by the coding sequence ATGTCGGACGCCTACATCGCTCTGGCCGACGGCCGCGTGCTCGAAGCCCGCTGCCGCGCGCCGGGCCGTACACGCGGAGAACTGGTTTTCACAACCGCCTATACAGGGTACGAAGAAAGTCTCACCGATCCCTCCTACGAGGAGCAGGTCCTGACCTTTTCGTACCCCCTGATTGGCAACTACGGGGTCCGGGCCGACCGCTTCGAGTCGGGTCGTGTTCACCCCCGTGCCGCCATCGCCCGCGAGTTCACCGAGTCGGTGGCGACGTGGCTCGAAAGCGAGGGTGTGCCAGCCATCGACCACATCGAAACCCGAGATCTCGTCACCTCAATCAGGGAAGAAGGGGCGATGAAATGCGGTATCGTCGCCGGAGAAGACGTCACGCCGGAGGACGCCAAGGCCGAACTCGCCGAGTGTAAGGCGATGAGCGACCACGTCGACATCGGCTCGCAGGTCACCACGCCGGAGTCGACGACCCACCTCGGTGACGGCTCCTACGATGTGGCGCTCATCGATTGCGGAGCAAAAGGATCGATCATCAGCTCGCTCAACGAGCGCGGTGCTGACGTTCACGTGCTCCCCTGTACGGTTAGCGCCGAGGACGTCGCAGAAATCGATCCCGACGTCCTGTTCATCTCGAACGGACCCGGCGACCCGGCCAACTTCACCAATGCCCAGTCGTTGGTCGAGGAGTTCGCCGGCGAACTGCCGATTGCAGGCATCTGTCTCGGCCAGCAGATCGTCGCCCGCGCCTTCGGCGGCGACACTGAGAAGATGGCCTTCGGCCACCGCGGCGTCAATCAGCCGGTTCGTGATCTCGATAGCGGGCGTGTCGTGATGACGACCCAGAACCACGGCTACACGGTTTCCGAGCCCGGTGACCTAGAGGTCAAACAGATCAACGTCAACGACGACACCGCCGAAGGGCTGGCCAGCGAGGAACTGGGGATCATCACCCGCCAGTACCACCCCGAAGCCAACCCCGGCCCACACGACTCGTTGGACTTCTTCGACGACGTGCTGGCGATGGCCGAGGCAAGCGAGCCAGTCGCTGCCTCCGACTAA
- a CDS encoding transposase, whose translation MATETLALFEHLEFDFLEEFDVFAPARRGRTRDHHPPALFRAFLHCYYKNVYGIRPVTRELQNTVVWLSCGFDRPPSRDAVDRFLTDLEHVVDEVFDRLVEQAACRGLLDLTYSIDSTDVRTMPADQDASKGYDPTAEEYYHGYGCTIVSTGQKIPIAAEFTESKQAPEETAMRVTCDALAVEKPIWMLGDSAYDTLGWHDHLLAAGVVPVAPYNARNTDDPKDIEYRVEARIDEHSEDVQLKQSTLDETYNRRSGVERTNDAVKDCGLGHVRARGRVHARAQVFLALCLRLVIAITNDERGDNPGSTVITL comes from the coding sequence ATGGCGACCGAGACGCTCGCGTTGTTCGAGCATCTTGAGTTCGACTTTCTCGAAGAATTCGATGTGTTCGCCCCCGCTCGCCGGGGGCGAACACGAGATCATCACCCACCAGCACTCTTCCGAGCGTTCCTGCACTGCTACTACAAGAACGTCTACGGCATCCGTCCAGTCACGCGAGAACTCCAGAACACGGTCGTCTGGCTCAGCTGTGGCTTCGATCGACCGCCGTCGAGAGACGCGGTCGATCGCTTCCTCACCGACCTCGAACACGTCGTCGACGAGGTCTTCGACCGCCTCGTCGAGCAGGCCGCCTGCCGCGGCCTGCTCGACTTGACCTACTCCATCGATTCCACCGACGTGAGGACGATGCCCGCCGACCAAGACGCGTCGAAAGGCTACGATCCAACCGCCGAAGAGTACTACCACGGCTACGGCTGTACGATCGTCTCGACCGGGCAAAAGATCCCGATTGCCGCGGAGTTCACCGAGAGCAAGCAAGCGCCAGAGGAGACGGCGATGCGCGTCACGTGTGACGCGCTCGCCGTCGAGAAACCGATCTGGATGCTTGGAGACAGCGCCTACGACACGCTCGGCTGGCACGACCACCTGCTGGCCGCAGGGGTCGTGCCAGTCGCTCCGTACAACGCACGAAACACCGACGATCCGAAAGACATCGAGTACAGGGTCGAAGCCCGCATCGACGAACACAGCGAGGACGTTCAGCTGAAGCAATCGACGCTAGACGAGACGTACAACCGCCGGAGTGGAGTCGAACGAACCAACGACGCCGTCAAGGACTGCGGCCTCGGGCACGTTCGCGCCCGAGGCCGCGTCCACGCACGAGCACAAGTGTTCCTCGCGCTGTGCCTTCGTCTCGTTATTGCGATCACCAACGACGAACGCGGAGACAATCCAGGAAGCACCGTCATCACGCTATGA
- a CDS encoding Lrp/AsnC family transcriptional regulator yields the protein MDDLDRRILNILRRDARTPYTEIADRVGTSEGTVRNRVDRLTSEGIIERFTVTTRTGNVKAMIEVSVDMNVNTSEISGRMADWEEVDFVWQVSGEDDIVLVVDCVDTQAVNDLISQAREMEEVKGTTTRLILDERLG from the coding sequence ATGGACGACCTCGACCGGCGGATTCTCAATATTCTGCGACGGGACGCCCGGACGCCCTACACGGAGATCGCAGACCGGGTCGGCACCTCGGAAGGAACGGTGCGGAACCGCGTCGACCGCCTCACCAGCGAGGGGATCATCGAACGCTTTACTGTGACGACGCGAACGGGGAACGTCAAAGCGATGATCGAGGTATCGGTCGACATGAACGTCAACACGAGCGAAATCTCCGGGCGGATGGCCGACTGGGAGGAAGTCGATTTCGTCTGGCAGGTTTCGGGCGAGGACGATATCGTCCTTGTCGTCGACTGTGTCGACACGCAGGCAGTGAACGATCTCATCTCGCAGGCCCGCGAGATGGAGGAGGTCAAAGGGACGACGACGCGGCTGATTCTCGACGAGCGACTCGGCTGA
- a CDS encoding DUF5778 family protein, which yields MSDTLDSDLYQRTKALLEPGEIELVGLIVHTNLTSDQDLEMHELTVDMNEIIADHTHKGETYIYAGNDDTDFASNQFHGLTVDDEEFVWECQQLLREGTFDLVFYYEATADHEEIIDAVEELGHTVTAVP from the coding sequence ATGAGCGACACACTCGATTCGGACCTCTATCAGCGAACCAAAGCACTCCTCGAACCCGGCGAGATCGAACTCGTCGGGCTGATCGTCCACACCAATCTGACGAGTGATCAGGATCTCGAAATGCACGAACTCACCGTCGACATGAACGAGATCATTGCCGACCACACGCACAAAGGCGAGACCTACATCTATGCGGGCAACGACGACACCGACTTCGCGTCGAATCAGTTCCATGGCCTGACGGTCGACGACGAGGAGTTTGTCTGGGAGTGTCAACAACTGCTCCGCGAGGGCACCTTCGACCTCGTTTTCTACTACGAGGCGACCGCCGACCACGAGGAGATCATCGACGCCGTCGAGGAACTAGGCCACACGGTCACAGCGGTCCCCTAA
- a CDS encoding carboxypeptidase M32, whose product MATEASAVDTPEAYADLLNEIEQVNAIESASEILSWDQQVMMPEGGTPARSKQLSTLSSLSHELLVDGPVGDLLDQLEDESLTDDQEAVVREVRRQYVRAERVPSELVEEISEATSEALGAWESARENDDFEEFAPHLRRLVDLKRQYAEHIDSEADPYAVLFADYEPWLPLSQAESILDELRETLVPLIEDIRASEVDLATDAFEGTYDTDTQEDLSREVLELLNYDFGRGRLDVSTHPFTSGNQFDCRVTTRFDERDPIGALTSTIHEFGHAYYTLGLPDEAFGTPLGDHRNLSVHESQSRLWENHIGRSEAFWDLLLPKFKDAFPEADDLSSRAAYEAANQVYDENFIRVEADELTYHLHIIVRFEIERELISGDLAVDAVPERWNELYEEYLGITPPSDAMGCLQDIHWSHGSFEGVIESVTHEDAGCWNCVYERQHPARGDFYRRVLQCNGDRDARVVRAS is encoded by the coding sequence ATGGCAACAGAGGCGAGCGCAGTCGACACGCCGGAAGCGTATGCAGACCTCCTCAACGAAATCGAACAGGTCAACGCTATCGAGAGCGCCAGCGAGATTCTCTCGTGGGACCAGCAGGTGATGATGCCCGAAGGTGGGACCCCCGCCCGCTCGAAACAGCTGTCGACTCTTTCGTCGCTCTCTCACGAATTGCTTGTCGACGGGCCTGTTGGCGACCTGCTCGACCAACTCGAAGACGAGTCGCTGACCGACGATCAAGAAGCAGTCGTCCGTGAAGTGCGTCGACAGTACGTTCGCGCCGAGCGCGTCCCCAGCGAACTGGTCGAGGAAATCTCCGAAGCCACCTCGGAGGCCCTCGGCGCGTGGGAGTCGGCCCGCGAAAACGACGACTTCGAGGAGTTTGCACCACATTTGAGACGGCTGGTCGATCTCAAACGCCAGTATGCCGAACATATCGACTCGGAAGCCGACCCCTACGCCGTGTTATTCGCCGACTACGAGCCGTGGCTACCCCTTTCGCAGGCCGAGTCGATCCTTGATGAACTCCGCGAAACGCTGGTTCCGCTCATTGAGGATATCCGGGCCTCCGAGGTCGATCTCGCGACCGATGCCTTCGAGGGAACCTACGACACCGACACCCAAGAGGACCTTTCCCGAGAGGTGCTGGAACTGCTGAACTACGACTTCGGCCGCGGTCGACTCGACGTCTCGACCCACCCATTTACCTCCGGCAATCAGTTCGACTGCCGGGTGACGACGCGGTTCGACGAACGCGATCCGATTGGCGCGCTGACGTCGACGATCCACGAGTTCGGCCACGCCTACTACACCCTCGGTCTGCCCGACGAGGCGTTCGGAACGCCGCTTGGTGACCACCGGAATCTTTCGGTCCACGAATCCCAATCGCGGCTCTGGGAGAACCATATCGGTCGATCCGAGGCGTTCTGGGACCTGCTTCTCCCGAAGTTCAAAGACGCGTTCCCAGAGGCCGACGATCTCTCTTCCCGGGCGGCCTACGAGGCGGCTAATCAGGTGTACGATGAGAACTTCATTCGCGTCGAGGCCGACGAACTCACCTACCATCTCCACATTATCGTCCGGTTCGAGATCGAACGCGAACTCATCAGCGGGGATCTCGCGGTCGACGCGGTCCCCGAGCGGTGGAACGAACTCTACGAGGAGTATCTCGGCATCACCCCGCCGTCGGACGCGATGGGCTGCCTGCAGGACATCCACTGGAGCCACGGCAGTTTCGAGGGTGTCATAGAAAGCGTCACACACGAAGACGCAGGATGTTGGAACTGTGTCTACGAGCGCCAGCATCCTGCAAGAGGAGACTTCTATCGACGAGTTCTTCAATGTAATGGCGACCGAGACGCTCGCGTTGTTCGAGCATCTTGA